The Myripristis murdjan chromosome 17, fMyrMur1.1, whole genome shotgun sequence DNA segment gtagtagagagctgtgtctgccagggttaggcctgttatggtgagttcagtggatgaGTCGCTTGTTCTGGATCCATAACGATTATTAGGAATATGTTCATGAGTGTTGCCTTTGGCTCCTTTCAagagtataaactgaggagcctgctcagactgatgtcTGTACCAGTGAAGGTAAATTTGACGATAACTTGTTTGATAGgtgcaggtgagtgtgacagattgccgctctgtcccactgacttcatcttgtacaggagagatgtcgtctgcagctgttagccctggaaaaagtggagaaaatcaagccattagactaacattgtccatgaggctgagaggagaagacagtggaaaatgtccagtgtccagtgttcctctatggccagcagcagctcaagtgttgagagagttgactggagctgagatcacaacatgactagtttgtgcatgactgcttgacacagacatgtagatgagtgtggcttttcactgcctgctgtctgatgtcagcctgtagcatacagggagttatctccaagctaacaaatgacagcagatatgccatgttctgctcctgtggaatctgcacatcaacaacaaatagagcttgatgagctggagaaagctttctatattgctagaaacaggtggatcaaagtgtgatgctgtctatcataccaaagagaagtgcagcaagaataatccacagccagtgttccatctctacaacaaggtctaaagcaacaggagaaactagctgatgttcagcattcagtgtgagagttgttctcttcatggcagcagtttttaatgacagaatggtccaacagggcaacaacagagcaacgcctgctgggtcatgtcgccctctagtggaggaggaaagttcAACTCATGTTTTGAGAGGGGAAACTTGCTGGTATCTGCTGGGTTTGTGTAGACAAGAGGTTGACTTTGgagaaattgtcattttctacaCTTTGTACCACTgaccatgtttgtgtgatgaggAATCATCGATTGAGCAGACACTCCACGTGTACACAACAACTTGTTGGGTTCATTTGTGGTGCAGCAACGCCTCtgcaagtcattttctgtggtggatttgatcagtaaataagtaagattaccttttaaaactgagggtttcactcagacaagaatcctgaatgaatgcattttgaaataacttgataacacaagaaaatgtctcctacggctctgtgtttgcagtgtagtgtagcttctgctgttggctgtcaggtttttgtacagagactgtgtgtttcctgtcactgtgggctgcacagcacagtagtacagagcagagtgtgtcactgcagcagaggagatctccagatccacaccacgcttgtcttcagtcagtttagtagaaatccgtGGGTCTGATTCGAGAGTCTTCTCTGAGTTTTCAAATCCTATGATCATTAGGAGATATTCTGGTGTTTTTCCTGGATATTGttgataccagaagaagtaatcattATATcctgcagttttgttgtatttgtatgacagagtaactttgctgccttctaaactgaactcttcTTTCTTGACTGGAGTGAGAtcttcacagctgacacctgaaGGAAGAGATAACTGTTACTTCTTGGTTCTTGACATTTTTAGCAGTAAAATAACGTCAgtggaatgtgaatgtttttttgaaaatgttgtttgacatacctgacagtatggtcagaaacaaaggtgaaaacacactgaagctcagagccaccatcttaaaaaccaagtctttcatgttttaaacaccactatggaaattcctttttcttcttttctactttgacagttaaagtctttgttcagtctgtccttcccctcgtactgatgaagctctttaaccacttgttcactctgagcaacttgtttcatgtgatgctCTGTTCTCACCATTTGTAGGCGGGGCCAGAGGCTCCAGCTTTGGAGatattgtgttttgcacagatagttttcatcagtgaaatcatgaaTTGTTCAAGATCTTCCTTTTTGTAATTGACATGGTGTTGATGAATTGACATCACTAGGTTATTGGGCATAATAGTTGAcaacagaaagaacaaaaatttGTAACAGAAGCTGAATATCGACCACAAAAATTAATACAACTTTTCTCCAGAAATATTTTGATACATATTctgatgcattaaaaaaaaaaaaaaaaaaaaaattatagatcactgaatgttttgaatgaCTTTGTGTAAAATTCTTGATGTATTTCCATTGGCCAGTTGTAACTACTCATGACAACAAGTATTGGTACATTGGTACTTTTTCTTCAGGACCTTCAAGCGTTGAGCctgatactcggctgaaacgagtatccgctacggataaagcacttttgacGAGTACGAGTATTATACGAGTAATCTGAGTCAATATtcgtgctcgtgatgaatgaaactgCTGACCATGTCCACATTGTGTGAtgggccagtcacacacagcgcccaacccctacacacacacacacacacacacacacacacacacacagtgaccacCTCTCTGTCACCCTCTCAGGTGTGAAAGCTCAcgtcgcgtctctcttcagtagcttCAGGTTTTTTCCAGCTCGCTCTTCTCTCGGTCTGTAGTCACTGATAGACAGTaaagtttctgctaaacttgctTGGTAACAGACGCACTGCTATGGAGCAGAGTTAGGTTAGGAAATAATACACTCGATATCTCACACCAACACCATCTCCAGTTTCAGTAGTACGAGCGCCTTTGAACGTGAGTTTTCCTGTGAAAAGGCACTGAATCACGTCCTTTACTGAGctgccaaaaccctgaagaacaacccgCCTCGACAGAGCTCCAGAGTTAAGGTTGTTCCACACCGGTATGCGGGGCGAAATAGTGGAACGAAAGTGGGAAACAACTCATTGGCGACAATTTCGCCTTTAACTATTCACACCAGTCAGCGATGTGAATGTGCATATTGCGAAATATGAATCCCACCGCGAGCAGGAGAGCGTTCTGACAGGAATAAAACATGGAGTCAACTTCGTCCTCCGATGAGGACCTTGTCATTATTGAACTGTTTACCCGTCCAAAGAGGAGATTTTGGGTACATCCGTTTTTACAGAGCAGGGATAGAGAAGAATCCCACCTGCTGATACAGGAATTAAAATTGTATCATGACCATTTCCGAACTTATTTTCGGATGTCTGAGGGACAATCCGAGACTCTCCTGGGTTTGCTGGCACCAcatccagagagacagagaaccaacTATCAGGATCCCACTGACCCAGAGCAGAGCCTGGCTGTCTGTGTGAGGCAGGCTGTCAGAATATTTTAGTGGGCAGCTCCTGAGGAGAAACGCTGCCTCTCCTGCAGGCACTGACCTCATGTTGTTGTTGGGAATggaggctgctgattggctgctgcagtttgttcgcCTAGAAAAATCGAGCTTGTTGCGAAAAATAAATCTCTCGCATTTCGACTTTTCGTATTTCTCATTCTATGTGCAAGTACTTATTGCATGTTATGAgtttggaaaaatacaaaatatttgcacGAAAATAACGCCGTTGGTGTGTAAGGACctttagtgtgaaaccatgtggcagaacccgacgcccggcaCTGGGATTCAGGacctgtcagacttgatccagccttatggagtcaccccttcccctccagtctttacgtgttgcaCCAATTTAAGGCCCTGGTCCTGTTACTAAAGCTACGTCTGACAGCGCTTCTTCATTATGGGGTTTGCAGGAGGATGGGGCCTGTTGTTACGGGCCCCCGCCCCCCCCGCATTCCCCATGCTATTGCAAGGGTCCGGTAACTGTTAATTATTTAGGGTTTTTTGATTCAAAGTACGGAGGAGTTGCCtcctcctaacacacacacacaaacacactgttacattcatacacacactctcaaactcactcacccacacacacatatacatgcacagacTCCCTGTTACAACCCTAAGGATGGGAATTGTCTAGGGAATTAAGGGAAGCAACAAAAGTGGTTGTACAGGCATATACAGCCGTTTATTTGTAGTAACTCAGGGTAAATAAAAAGGCACAAGAGGGAAATACAGGGCAATGGatacacacaaaagacacaacACTAGCCTGCTCTATAACAAAAGAAATACTAACCTACCTGGTCCGCCATTCAGCTTTTCTTGAAAACAGCTGAAGGCGTAAACAAAAAGAGCCTACCTGGGCTACCCTAAACTTACCTgcttaaaacacatttacatatagGCCACCACTCAAAACCcgaacacaacagaaaaataaaggatcagtggctaagaaaacaaaactgatggcaaaataatttccaacaactaacaaaacaaaggctgcttttccatcaggtggtggtacctggtagcaggtcccattttaggacccactcagccggggttccaagcgagctgagtcgagctgaaaatgtgacataaacgccgtgcaggccactgattggacagggagtgacgacacatgagggcgactcctgcacgaaaaccaaacccaacatttaaaaaacaaaacaaacaaacaaacaaacaaaaaaaaacggcagCAGCGATTCTgcacattgatcatcactgaagttggcaaagtcggaaaatggcaagcaaaccggtaccggtgaagaggtggagacttttctgagcttggtggcccaaagaatccagagggagctggacggtgcgccgccttgctgtgacgactccacccacggcgaggtgggactcaactgtaatggaaaaccacccaaaCTGTGCCGAGGCGAGAAGAGTCGAGttgagtagagtcgagctgagtaggtactagtggaaaagagCCAAAAATGGCTTCTgggcagaaaagacaaaatgcctCCCTGATAGAAACAACTCAAAATGGTtcgggggttagggttaggggttagggctgAATGCGACTCACGTTGTGTCTCTGACTGCCGACACACcgctcaggattttttttttttaccatctgctcgctcttaccagctggttttagatagaaagtcagttggaaaaacTTTGCTCGTATTGGacgcggtgcagagtcacagtcttaatggcagcagtttttaatgacagaatggtccaacagggcaacaacagagcaacgcctgctgggtcatgtcgccctctagtggaggaggaaagtggaacaggatgtgggaaacaggcttccagcagcttgtcaggtttttgtacagagactgtgtgtttcctgtcactgtgggcttcacagcacagtagtacagagcagagtgtgtcactgcagcagaggagatctccagatccacaccacgcttgtcttcagtcagtttagtagaaatccttgaGTCTGATTTGAGGATCTGTGCTGACTTTTCAGTTCCTGTGATCatcaggaggaattctggtggttttccaggatcttgtcgataccagaagaagtaatcaccaacagtagttttggagtagttgtatgacagagtaactttgctgccttccaaactgaactcttcagtcttgattggagtgagatcttgacagtgaacatctgccaacacAGATGTGACTCACATTAATGGATTTAAACAATAATCCAGAATACATTTGACACACTGGGTTGAACGACTTCAACACAACCAGACTGTGAGGTTCattcatgggaatttttttcatactacatttacttgcacatgaaattatttaaaacacggcttaccttcaatgatccacatgaacaacagaaagtaaaatgacatgttgaatgacagaagaacaaagtgtaaaatgaagagctgctagttccctggtctttctgtagcttcctgtcactattcagccccttgtgtttcctgatggttcctccccttcaaatgccattgctgctgtcatgggcgtttttaaagttctccagaggtttttgtacagagactgtgtgtttcctgtcactgtgggcttcacagcacagtagtacagagcagagtctgtcacttcagctgaggagatctccagatccacacgaCTCTGCTCTTGGACGTGTTGGATGCTCAGTCCTGGTATGGGATTATTTACGACTCCTGAGTTTTCCAGAATGAGGAACTGGGGGGCTGATCCAGGATACTGGCGGTACCATAACAGACTGTAAACTTGAGAGCTGCTGTATCTGCAGGAGAGCTTCACTTTACTGCCCTCAGCGGCTTGTTCAGCATCCTTCTCTGGTGTGATGGTGTCTCCAACACTTTGACCTGGAATGAAACGTTTGAGGGAATTCAGTCATCTTGAGTCTAAAAGTCTTTTCAGAGTTACATCAACTCATTCTGTATGCCagcaactttgttttgaaagtttgtATTTTGTAAAACGTTGTGATAATGTTAGTTCATAAGATGTTCATGTGGTCTGGTGGAAATCTGGTTTAAAGCTGGTGCAAGATGTTTTCCAACAAGTTAACAAACCAAATATGTGAATGTGGTGGAACATGTTCTTACCCCATAACATGCAGAATGAGATCAGTGAGCAGAGAGTCAACATTGCTGACTCAGTGATGTTGAGCAGGAATAATTTTACTGGATGGGACTGACACAAAAGTCTCTTCATCATGTGTTCATGACTGTGCTCCTCCTCTTGACAGGTTTTCCATCACAGTGCATCTGTAGGTTTTTTAGATGAAACCAGTAGGAGGCGCCACAGTCAAAGCAAAATGTGAACTGCAGAATTACCTACTTTGTGCCAGGGCTATAATGAAGATGATGAGAAAATCTGTTGACCAACAAATACTGCAGTAAAGAGGACAGGTAAAACTCTGCTGGTCCACTGTGGCTCCATGGTTGATATGAAGTCTCAGTGAGTTAGAAACTGCTCTTATTGGTCCTTGTCctactgagcatgctcagtaaGCACAGATCACAGTGAACAGACTGCACTTCTAAATCTCCAAGAGGAAACCTGTTGTGTGATGCTGCCTCTCCCTGGCTCTGCACAATAAACCCTGGCTCATTTCTAACTGTGGCATCAGTAAAGTGATGAATACAGGATatcattttgtttgacatgtGACAAAATTTCAGTTGTGACTTGAAGTTGGTGTAAGGCACCTGGCAAAAAAGAAGGATCAAATGGTGGTCCATAACACAGAGTCaagtgtttgatttattttgagtttcacAACCAGGAATGGAATTGCAATGATTTCTTTGgcctaaaataataaaatagacaacagcaacaacaaaaaacgtaCAAGTATGATAATGTGatgagttaaaaaataaataaattgaaatagaaaaaaagaccaCATTTGTTAAAACTTTTTAAGTGGTTTCTTTGAGTATTGTGTTTTCACTAACATCATTCTGTTAATCAATGATCAAATTTGAAAGACATATTTAGCATGAAACACTAACACTACAATCACAgcctttgtttactgttgtttgttttttgtcaataaattttcaccacacagctcacacaATAAAATGATGGAGCAGATGATCATCATGAAGTCAGTATGCTCCAGTATGAATGATGAACAGGAAGGATTGATAGAAATGTTGATTCCATCATCTGTTCTGATGTGTGACTTTGCTGCTCTTGACACATTTTGGATCTTCGTTCTGGATCCAGAGGAAATGTTGTCAGAGTCCAGAAGaatc contains these protein-coding regions:
- the LOC115375386 gene encoding uncharacterized protein LOC115375386; protein product: MLTLCSLISFCMLWGQSVGDTITPEKDAEQAAEGSKVKLSCRYSSSQVYSLLWYRQYPGSAPQFLILENSGVVNNPIPGLSIQHVQEQSRVDLEISSAEVTDSALYYEGSKVTLSYNYSKTTVGDYFFWYRQDPGKPPEFLLMITGTEKSAQILKSDSRISTKLTEDKRGVDLEISSAAVTHSALYYCARILVSAEYQAQRLKVLKKKYQSMASGNSINPEATEEHVVEGGNITFTCKYDGSINNIQWYRQYPRSRPEFLLYITEGGSVHEAVPGFSAHIDKQEKRVTAMNPLHNH